The following coding sequences lie in one Populus nigra chromosome 15, ddPopNigr1.1, whole genome shotgun sequence genomic window:
- the LOC133673967 gene encoding probable RNA methyltransferase At5g51130: MTEEKENKNGIMERKRKRKQNDRNKKNPEENQNNHNQDQDQKNAVKEDKEEKSEGKTTKQEVTSEDNNKRKHKIVFPFGNYRNYYGYRINEVDGDPRLKVFERDWFQGKDCLDIGCNSGILTIQIARKFHCKSILGIDIDSDRVSDAYWHLRKFARTENVEKNSTKVTRLEVKNKVNGAKHSASASSVETKEDSSASSKGDLFDVVSFRQENFVQSQRPSEKQYDTILCLSVTKWIHLNWGDDGLITLFSKIWRLLHPGGILVLEPQPWQSYEKNRRVSETTAMNYRTITFRPESFREILLDKIGFRRVEDITDGLSGSKAGFDRPIFVYHK, encoded by the exons ATgacagaagagaaagaaaacaaaaacggaATCATGGAGAGGAAGCGGAAGCGGAAGCAAAATGATAGAAATAAGAAGAATCCagaagaaaaccaaaacaatCACAATCAAGATCAAGATCAGAAGAATGCAGTAAAAGAGGATAAGGAGGAAAAAAGtgaaggaaaaacaacaaaacaagaagtTACTTCTGAAGACAACAACAAGAGGAAACACAAAATTGTATTTCCATTCGGCAATTATAGAAACTACTATGGTTATCGT ATTAATGAAGTGGATGGAGACCCAAGACTTAAGGTCTTTGAGAGGGATTGGTTTCAAGGCAAGGATTGTCTTGACATTGGTTGCAATAGTGGCATTCTCACCATTcaaattg CAAGGAAGTTTCACTGCAAAAGCATTCTTGGAATCGACATCGACTCTG aTAGAGTTTCAGATGCATATTGGCATTTGAGAAAATTTGCAAGAACAGAAAATGTTGAGAAAAACAGTACAAAGGTTACCAGATTGGAggttaaaaataaagtaaatggTGCCAAGCATAGTGCATCTGCTTCTTCGGTTGAGACAAAAGAGGACAGCTCAGCTTCTAGTAAAGGAGATCTATTTGATGTAGTTTCTTTCCGACAAGAAAATTTTGTTCAGAGTCAGCGTCCATCAGAGAAGCAATATGATACAATTCTTTG TTTGAGTGTAACAAAATGGATTCATCTGAACTGGGGGGATGATGGATTGAttactttattttcaaaaatatggAGGCTTCTACATCCG GGTGGCATTCTAGTGCTAGAACCTCAACCTTGGCAGTCATATGAGAAGAATCGACGTGTCTCTGAG ACAACAGCAATGAATTATCGAACTATCACGTTTCGTCCAGAAAGTTTTAGGGAAATTCTTCTGGATAAG ATTGGATTTAGACGGGTAGAGGACATTACTGATGGCTTGTCAGGCAGCAAAGCTGGATTTGATAGACCCATTTTTGTCTACCACAAATGA
- the LOC133674780 gene encoding probable lactoylglutathione lyase, chloroplastic, whose protein sequence is MASSTIRPSSASSLFRLCNTTNTCAASLVSLNPSSRRFPYLASAVPQSHFFGLRASSKIWRGESRSITAGNMAQASTAASLLEWVKKDKRRMLHVVYRVGDLDRTIKFYTECLGMKLLRKRDIPEERYANAFLGYGPEDSHFVIELTYNYGVDSYDIGTGFGHFGIALEDVAKTVELIKAKGGKVTREPGPVKGGSTVIAFIEDPDGYKFELLERGPTPEPLCQVMLRVGDLDRSINFYEKAFGMELLRKRDNPEYKYTIAMMGYGPEDKNAVLELTYNYGVTEYDKGNAYAQIAIGTDDVYRTAEAVKLFGGKVTREPGPLPGISTKITACLDPDGWKTVFVDNIDFLKELE, encoded by the exons ATGGCTTCCTCCACAATTAGACCATCCTCAGCGTCTTCTTTGTTCAGGCTCTGTAATACTACCAATACCTGTGCTGCTTCTCTTGTTTCTCTTAATCCTTCTTCTCGCAGATTCCCTTATCTTGCCAGTG CTGTTCCTCAATCGCATTTCTTCGGTTTGAGAGCTTCTTCTAAGATTTGGAGAGGAGAGAGTAGAAGCATTACAGCTGGAAACATGGCACAAGCAAGCACAGCTGCTAGTCTGTTGGAGTGGGTCAAAAAGGACAAGCGTAGAATGCTACATGTTGTTTATCGCGTTGGGGATTTGGACAGGACTATAAA GTTCTACACTGAGTGTCTGGGGATGAAGCTGCTGAGGAAACGTGACATACCGGAGGAGAGATATGCAAATGCCTTTCTCGGATATGGACCTGAAGATTCTCACTTCGTCATAGAACTCACTTACA ATTATGGAGTTGACAGCTACGATATTGGAACTGGATTTGGACATTTTGGCATTGCACTTGAGGAT GTTGCCAAGACAGTTGAACTCATAAAGGCCAAGGGTGGCAAAGTGACCAGAGAACCTGGTCCTGTTAAAGGTGGCAGTACAGTTATTGCTTTTATTGAAGATCCTGATGGTTATAAATTTGAACTGTTGGAAAGAGGACCCACACCTGAGCCACTCTGTCAGGTTATGCTTCGGGTTGGTGATCTTGATCGCTCTATAAATTTTTACGAGAAG gCTTTTGGCATGGAGCTTCTTCGCAAACGAGATAATCCAGAGTACAAG TATACAATAGCAATGATGGGTTACGGCCCTGAAGATAAAAATGCCGTGCTGGAGTTGACATACAACTATGGGGTCACTGAATATGACAAAGGAAATGCATATGCTCAG ATTGCAATAGGCACCGATGATGTCTATAGAACTGCGGAAGCAGTTAAACTCTTTGGTGGGAAAGTTACCCGAGAACCTGGACCATTGCCTGGTATCAGCACCAAGATAACTGCATGCTTGGACCCAGATGGTTGGAAGACG GTTTTTGTAGATAACATTGACTTTCTCAAGGAACTGGAGTGA